One stretch of Segatella copri DNA includes these proteins:
- a CDS encoding bifunctional serine/threonine-protein kinase/formylglycine-generating enzyme family protein yields MNEINNQNMLQVGTILHGTYKIESYLASGGFGNTYLAKNIEFDETYAIKEFFVKGVCQRDGDSTTISVSNAENTSSFEQQREKFKKEARRLRSLSNPHIVKVYDLFEENGTAYYVMDYVDGENLSARLKRTNAPLTESAVLNYLNQILDGLEAIHNEGMFHLDIKPANIMVDSHDVVKLIDFGASKQQSTVGGATMSTGISYTNGFAPSEQMAQSYDKFGPWTDFYSLGATVYKLLTNQDPPSVSDLSEDETEDKHLALPMPNVSGEMKKLVVWMMQVNRLKRPKNVGEIRRISQQFASAAYGNVEATKACCPMQSHVNLAGGDEETLWEGKVKKVKAGVNQQGISKKKTDSHICRNLLIAGALFLICLSISYYGYKTICENNAFEKAFSSQKIDDINRFVNEYSNMTDEHRKKINARLSYLKKQQHNKQIIDNLVSNMVYVEGGTFMMGGTDTYDWEGTKPVHQVTLSSFYIGKYEVTQEEWMAIMETNPSGFTGEKRPVEQVSVGGGSMDDCLKFIKKLNQITNRKFRLPTEAEWEYAARGGKLNQGYRYSGSNNISEVAWWHGNSGGKTHNVGLKNPNELGLYDMTGNVREYCSDWAAPYTATSQINPKGPQGGECGHIFRGGDWALDEYYCTVAYRSVGILEGYASSEYGFRLVMEP; encoded by the coding sequence ATGAACGAAATAAATAATCAAAATATGCTCCAGGTTGGAACCATCCTACACGGAACTTACAAAATTGAAAGCTACTTAGCATCAGGTGGTTTCGGCAATACCTATTTAGCAAAGAATATCGAGTTTGATGAGACTTATGCCATCAAAGAGTTCTTTGTAAAGGGTGTGTGTCAGCGTGATGGTGATAGCACTACCATTAGCGTAAGCAATGCCGAGAATACCAGTAGCTTTGAGCAACAGCGAGAGAAGTTCAAGAAAGAAGCTCGCCGTCTCCGTAGTCTCAGTAATCCTCATATTGTCAAGGTCTATGACCTTTTTGAGGAGAATGGTACTGCGTATTATGTGATGGATTATGTGGATGGAGAAAATCTATCTGCACGTTTGAAGCGTACCAATGCGCCTTTGACAGAGTCTGCCGTTCTCAATTACTTGAATCAGATATTGGATGGTCTTGAGGCAATCCATAACGAAGGTATGTTCCATCTTGACATCAAGCCAGCCAATATTATGGTGGATAGTCATGATGTAGTCAAGTTGATAGACTTTGGTGCAAGTAAGCAGCAGAGTACGGTAGGTGGTGCCACAATGAGCACGGGCATCAGTTATACGAATGGCTTTGCTCCTAGTGAACAAATGGCGCAGAGCTATGATAAGTTCGGACCATGGACAGATTTCTATTCTCTTGGTGCAACTGTGTATAAGTTGCTCACCAATCAAGACCCCCCATCAGTTTCTGACCTTTCTGAAGACGAGACAGAGGACAAGCATCTTGCCCTCCCAATGCCTAATGTTTCTGGGGAAATGAAGAAATTGGTGGTTTGGATGATGCAAGTGAATAGATTGAAGAGACCGAAGAATGTTGGGGAGATAAGACGTATCTCGCAACAGTTTGCTTCGGCTGCTTATGGTAATGTTGAAGCAACAAAGGCATGTTGCCCTATGCAATCTCATGTTAATCTTGCAGGGGGTGATGAAGAAACACTGTGGGAAGGTAAAGTAAAGAAAGTTAAAGCTGGAGTTAACCAGCAAGGGATAAGTAAGAAAAAAACAGATAGTCATATATGTCGTAATTTATTAATAGCTGGGGCGTTGTTTTTAATATGTTTATCAATTAGTTATTATGGCTATAAAACTATTTGTGAAAATAATGCTTTTGAAAAGGCTTTTTCTTCTCAAAAGATTGATGATATTAATAGATTTGTAAATGAATATAGCAATATGACAGATGAACATCGAAAAAAAATAAATGCAAGACTCTCATATTTAAAAAAGCAACAACATAATAAGCAAATAATAGATAATTTGGTATCTAATATGGTGTATGTTGAGGGCGGTACTTTTATGATGGGAGGAACTGATACATATGATTGGGAAGGGACTAAACCTGTTCATCAAGTAACTTTATCTAGTTTCTATATAGGTAAATATGAAGTGACTCAAGAAGAGTGGATGGCAATTATGGAAACAAATCCATCTGGTTTTACAGGGGAAAAAAGACCTGTAGAACAAGTTAGTGTGGGGGGAGGAAGTATGGATGATTGTTTGAAATTTATAAAGAAATTGAATCAAATAACAAATAGAAAGTTTAGACTTCCAACAGAGGCAGAGTGGGAATATGCTGCTCGTGGAGGCAAACTTAACCAAGGTTATCGTTATTCAGGTAGTAATAATATTTCGGAAGTTGCATGGTGGCATGGGAATAGTGGAGGAAAAACTCATAATGTAGGTCTGAAAAATCCTAATGAATTAGGGCTTTATGATATGACAGGAAATGTTCGTGAATATTGTTCTGATTGGGCTGCACCTTATACAGCAACTTCTCAAATAAACCCTAAAGGTCCGCAAGGAGGGGAGTGTGGACATATATTTCGTGGTGGAGATTGGGCTCTTGATGAGTATTACTGTACTGTTGCTTATCGAAGTGTTGGTATTTTGGAGGGATATGCAAGTTCTGAGTATGGATTTAGATTGGTTATGGAACCATAG
- a CDS encoding transposase gives MTSEPLNQYTEICRDAIKSSSAKLSKTFESLLLEILLLYMTIQRKINFTQMERYGTHCEQTYRTNFNRGRAKCIDWVKFNLALCRRYLNMDGLLAIAIDPSYISKSGKKTPHIGTFWSGCASSMKHGLEIMGLALVDVHANSCMMLRAHQTPSTGELKMRNMTLVQHYIAVIKRYKKDLLKVTDIVVADAFFSIRPFVDGIKECGFHLVSRFRDTASLYYVYTGPRSNKPGRPKTLDGKINYKKLDLTRMAELHIEGLEGTAYTLIAYSKALKQKVRLVIWVMPNGKHKLFFSTKTSMSGEEVLRTYRSRFQIEFCFRDAKQYTGLTHCQARHKNQLDFSYNASFASQNVAKVMMKENELPYSMASFKEIMASTYIAKLIFNKCRRIPNRKLISHTIKELFGWQRKAA, from the coding sequence ATGACATCAGAACCACTCAACCAATATACGGAAATATGCAGAGATGCTATCAAAAGTTCATCTGCAAAGTTAAGCAAAACTTTCGAGAGTCTACTCTTGGAAATACTTTTATTGTACATGACGATACAAAGAAAGATAAATTTCACTCAAATGGAGCGTTACGGCACCCATTGTGAGCAGACCTACAGAACGAACTTCAACCGTGGTCGTGCTAAATGCATAGACTGGGTGAAGTTCAACCTTGCCCTATGCCGACGTTACTTGAATATGGATGGTCTATTGGCTATAGCCATCGATCCGAGCTACATCAGCAAGTCGGGTAAGAAGACTCCGCATATCGGTACTTTCTGGTCCGGTTGTGCAAGTTCCATGAAGCATGGGCTTGAAATCATGGGGCTTGCACTTGTCGATGTCCATGCCAACAGTTGCATGATGCTGCGCGCCCATCAGACTCCATCTACTGGAGAATTGAAAATGCGTAACATGACTCTCGTGCAACATTACATAGCGGTCATCAAGCGTTATAAGAAGGATTTGTTGAAGGTCACCGATATTGTTGTCGCTGACGCTTTCTTCTCTATCCGTCCGTTTGTGGACGGAATCAAAGAGTGCGGTTTCCATCTTGTCAGCCGCTTCAGGGATACTGCGAGCCTATATTATGTGTATACGGGACCTCGTTCCAATAAGCCTGGACGTCCCAAGACACTTGACGGAAAAATCAACTACAAGAAACTTGACCTCACACGTATGGCAGAGTTGCATATTGAAGGACTTGAAGGCACAGCCTACACACTCATAGCCTATTCAAAGGCATTGAAGCAGAAAGTGCGCCTTGTCATTTGGGTTATGCCGAACGGAAAACACAAGCTTTTCTTCTCAACAAAGACATCCATGTCGGGTGAGGAAGTGTTGCGCACATACCGCTCAAGATTCCAAATAGAGTTTTGTTTTCGCGATGCAAAGCAATATACTGGTCTTACGCATTGCCAAGCAAGACACAAGAACCAGTTGGACTTTTCCTATAATGCATCATTCGCATCACAGAATGTTGCGAAAGTGATGATGAAGGAAAATGAATTGCCGTATTCCATGGCTTCTTTCAAGGAGATTATGGCAAGCACATACATCGCTAAATTAATTTTCAACAAGTGTCGGAGAATACCGAACCGAAAGTTAATTAGTCATACTATCAAAGAACTCTTTGGCTGGCAACGTAAAGCTGCTTAG
- a CDS encoding protein phosphatase 2C domain-containing protein, translated as MRIKIYQPLAIHELGKRADQEDSIYPIEGKATENDRLFLLCDGMGGHEHGEMASQSICKSLSSFLLQHAVASEGLEDKLLSDALAYAYEELDKLAIAGDSRQMGTTLTLLYFHGNGCTAAHIGDSRIYHLRPSSHTILYKSRDHSLVYDLYQAGELTYEEMKTFPQKNVITRAMIAGDRNHPKPDVIHISDIQPGDYFYICSDGMLEQMEDEELLDVFVANVRDEEKRQMLISETSDNKDNHSAYIVHIKEVSHDEADVSLVNEEPTAKCNALNIKPDVEEVTASPDVEVVKPAGTPPPVPDSVIVAMENKQKRKKSLFMAFVALVVLAAVGMAGYGYYSKHKAEAALQDSLLEDSMVSVQVLNSKLEIDTTKQDSINQDTTKNERNK; from the coding sequence ATGAGAATCAAGATATATCAGCCTTTAGCTATCCATGAGTTGGGTAAAAGGGCGGACCAGGAAGATAGCATCTATCCAATAGAGGGCAAAGCAACGGAGAATGACCGTTTGTTTTTGCTCTGTGATGGTATGGGTGGACATGAGCATGGAGAGATGGCAAGCCAAAGTATTTGCAAAAGTCTTTCTTCGTTTTTGTTGCAGCATGCAGTTGCTTCAGAAGGCTTGGAAGATAAGTTGCTATCTGATGCTTTGGCGTATGCCTACGAAGAACTGGATAAACTGGCTATTGCGGGAGATTCCCGTCAGATGGGAACAACTTTAACTTTGCTGTATTTTCACGGTAATGGATGTACGGCAGCCCATATTGGAGATAGTAGAATATACCATCTCCGTCCATCTTCGCATACCATATTATATAAGAGTCGTGACCATTCCCTAGTGTATGATCTTTATCAGGCTGGTGAGTTGACCTATGAGGAGATGAAGACATTTCCACAGAAAAATGTCATCACCCGTGCGATGATAGCTGGAGACAGAAATCATCCAAAACCTGATGTTATCCATATTTCAGATATTCAGCCAGGTGATTACTTCTATATTTGTTCTGACGGCATGTTGGAACAGATGGAGGATGAGGAGCTGTTGGATGTCTTTGTTGCGAATGTTCGTGATGAAGAGAAGCGACAGATGCTGATTTCAGAAACCTCAGATAATAAAGATAATCATTCAGCTTATATAGTACACATCAAAGAGGTGAGTCATGACGAGGCTGATGTGAGTCTTGTAAATGAAGAGCCTACGGCGAAATGCAATGCTTTGAATATCAAGCCTGATGTGGAAGAGGTGACTGCTTCTCCTGATGTTGAAGTCGTAAAGCCTGCTGGTACACCGCCGCCTGTTCCTGATAGTGTGATCGTTGCGATGGAGAATAAGCAGAAAAGAAAGAAATCTCTCTTCATGGCCTTTGTTGCCTTAGTGGTATTGGCTGCTGTTGGCATGGCTGGTTATGGCTACTATAGCAAGCATAAAGCAGAGGCAGCTTTGCAGGATTCTCTTCTAGAGGATTCAATGGTGTCCGTGCAAGTGCTTAATAGCAAGTTAGAGATTGATACAACAAAGCAAGATTCTATAAACCAAGATACTACCAAAAATGAACGAAATAAATAA
- a CDS encoding FHA domain-containing protein, with product MEIKRIKCPSCGVLLDVRNSQNEAVKVITCPQCKTQLRVMFSQQHAATPQSFGETEYVGNSNGETQYVNRDNGETRYVGHFSSPSQSDDTILADKKEEVTPGYLLYGGQKYPLGIGSNVIGRKATTSQATVQIATDDRYMSRQHLAIQVIKASTDKVRVVVSNYHNKNASYVNGQLLNEGDQLVLTEGSIIKMGNTTVVYHQK from the coding sequence ATGGAAATTAAAAGAATCAAATGTCCGAGTTGCGGTGTATTGCTTGACGTGAGAAATTCTCAAAACGAAGCGGTTAAGGTGATTACTTGTCCTCAATGTAAAACTCAGCTGAGAGTGATGTTCTCACAGCAACATGCTGCAACTCCGCAATCTTTTGGGGAAACAGAATATGTTGGTAATAGTAATGGTGAGACTCAGTATGTGAATCGAGATAATGGAGAAACTCGTTACGTGGGGCATTTCTCTTCTCCTTCTCAATCTGATGACACGATTCTTGCCGACAAGAAAGAAGAAGTTACCCCCGGTTATTTGCTCTATGGTGGTCAGAAGTATCCGTTAGGGATCGGTAGTAATGTAATAGGTCGCAAGGCTACTACTTCGCAGGCAACTGTACAGATTGCTACTGATGATAGATATATGAGTCGTCAGCATCTTGCCATCCAGGTAATTAAGGCTTCTACGGACAAGGTTAGGGTGGTGGTGTCTAACTATCATAATAAAAATGCCAGTTATGTGAATGGACAATTATTGAATGAGGGTGACCAGCTCGTCTTGACAGAAGGAAGTATCATCAAGATGGGTAACACAACCGTTGTTTATCATCAAAAATAA
- a CDS encoding FHA domain-containing protein — protein MELIIGRDASTSQLRITMGQQSKTFGVAGSVPMTVSRQHCSLTINPDGSYRITNLKTQNVTFVSGVEIIAKTIMEKDKIELGPSKFLVSWDWIKSFVPQMVDFRPLQRVWEEYDEHKLDQQIADRKFNSLRGITGLITMGAIALSIIFPEFRETPLYIGLYLLGILISVGFTVKAYKDSSKGPLRQKQLTEEFQQHYVCPHCHHFLGFLSYGVLMQNEACPYCKAKIKK, from the coding sequence ATGGAATTAATCATTGGACGTGATGCTAGTACATCTCAATTGAGAATAACGATGGGGCAGCAATCCAAGACTTTTGGGGTTGCTGGAAGTGTTCCTATGACTGTGAGCCGTCAACACTGTAGTTTGACCATTAATCCAGATGGTTCTTATAGAATTACGAATCTAAAAACTCAGAATGTTACTTTTGTCAGTGGAGTGGAAATAATTGCAAAGACTATCATGGAAAAGGATAAAATAGAACTTGGTCCAAGCAAATTTTTGGTTAGTTGGGATTGGATAAAGAGTTTTGTTCCTCAAATGGTAGATTTTCGTCCATTGCAGCGTGTTTGGGAAGAATATGATGAACATAAACTTGATCAGCAAATTGCTGACCGCAAGTTTAATTCTCTTCGTGGCATTACTGGTTTGATTACTATGGGAGCCATCGCTTTGAGTATCATTTTCCCCGAATTTAGAGAAACTCCTCTTTATATAGGCTTGTATCTCTTAGGTATTTTGATTTCTGTAGGCTTTACTGTAAAAGCATATAAGGATTCTTCTAAGGGACCGTTAAGGCAGAAACAGTTGACTGAAGAGTTTCAGCAGCATTATGTTTGCCCTCATTGTCATCACTTCCTGGGCTTTCTGTCTTATGGAGTTTTAATGCAGAATGAGGCTTGTCCTTATTGCAAGGCAAAAATCAAAAAGTGA
- a CDS encoding LytTR family transcriptional regulator DNA-binding domain-containing protein, with product MDSQFIVFNTKTELLRLDVSKIVYFEGDGNYTQIVTINKLKAVVCLNLTQMEKYLAEHLVDCKSIFMRVGKRFIINTGYIYQVNTQKQQLILSDYEHFAFALGISKEALKQMKDLLITKK from the coding sequence ATGGATAGTCAATTTATCGTATTCAATACAAAGACGGAACTCTTAAGATTAGATGTTTCCAAAATTGTTTATTTCGAAGGAGATGGCAATTATACACAGATTGTTACTATTAACAAGCTGAAGGCTGTTGTTTGTCTGAATTTGACTCAGATGGAGAAGTATTTGGCAGAGCATCTTGTAGATTGCAAGAGTATTTTTATGCGAGTGGGTAAGCGCTTTATCATCAACACTGGCTACATCTATCAGGTCAATACGCAAAAGCAACAGTTGATATTATCCGATTATGAGCATTTTGCTTTTGCTTTAGGTATTTCTAAGGAAGCCTTGAAGCAAATGAAGGATTTACTCATAACTAAAAAATAA